Within Sphingobium aromaticiconvertens, the genomic segment TTGACGACGATGTCGAAGGTGGCGGGCTTTCCGGCCAGATTCTCTGCACCATAATCGTCGGGGAAGGTCACGTTCAGAACCTTCTCGTCGCCGGTCTTTACGCCGACCAGTTGCTCTTCAAAACCGGGGATCAGGCTACCGGAGCCGATCTTCACCTTCATGTCCTCGCCAGTGCCGCCGTCGAAAGCGACGCCATCGACCTTGCCGACGAAATCGACGACGACCGTGTCGCCATCCTTCGCCTTGTGCGCAGCTGGGAAGGCTTCAAAAGCGTTCTGCTGGCCAGCGATGCGGCCGGCGGCTTCCTCGACCTGCGCATCGCCCACTTCGGCGGTCAGGCGCTCCAGCTTCAAGCCGTCGATGCTGGGTGCGGCGATCTCAGGCAGCACTTCCAGGGCGACCTTGATCTCGGCGTCCTTGCCGAACTCAAAACCCTCGTCCAGATCGACCGAAGGCTGCATCGCGGGGCGCAGCTTCTGGTCGGCAATCAGCTTCTGGATGCCGTCCTGGATCGAATTGTTGAGCGCGTCGCGCTGCAATGATTCGCCATGCATCTTTTTCACGAGATTGGCGGGGACCTTGCCGGGGCGGAAGCCGGGCATCTTGATCTGCGGCGCCATCGCGGCCACTTCCTTGTCCACGCGAGCGTCGATATCTTTCGACGTGATGGTCAGGGTATAGGCGCGCTTCAGGCCCTCGTTCAACGTCTCGACAGTCTGCATCTCTTCTCTCAAACGCCTTATATAAAGCTGAATCTCGGTGGCTTCCGTCCAGATGCGACGCCCATGAATTTGCATGGCGCGCGACTGGTGCGGGCGAAGGGACTCGAACCCCCACATCTTGCGATACCAGAACCTAAATCTGGCGCGTCTACCAGTTTCGCCACGCCCGCATTGGTCGCCGGTCGGCGCGGCATAGAGAAAAGCGCCGTCAGTGGCAAGGCACATGTGGATAAGTCGGCGGAACCGCCTTCATGGCTGGCGCGTAGGGTAGTATTGACAAGGAGATATGCAATGGCCACCCAGCCCGACCCGAACCCCGACGGCATACCGGCCCCCGACACGATCGAGCCGCAGTCGCCGCCCGAAACGCCCCCGCCCTTCAGCCCGGACGAGAGTCCGGTGAGGGAGCCGCCGGAAATCACCCCGCAAGGCCCCGATTACGACCAACCGAACCGATCGCCGCCGGAATTCCCTACGAGTTAGCCAGACCACTGCAAATAGTTGCAAGATATCCACAGATTTCTGCACGAAAACTGCGTTCGATGGGTTGTATGAGAAAATTTACAATGACCAGCGCTGGACAGCTTCGTGAATCCATGATTGAAATGTTACAGATATAAAAAAGCAGGAGAGGCACGGCTGACGATAAACGGGGGTCGACGTGCAACAGGTTCGCGCAAAACTGGACTGGTTCAAGACAGTCATTCTGCCACAGGAGGCCGCGCTACGCGGTCGCCTGCGCCGTATATTACCATCCACCCATGAACTGGAGGATATGGTCGCAGAGGTTTTGACCCGCGCCTATGCCACGGAAAATTGGGAGAATGTGACGACAGGTCGCGCCTACCTCTTCACCATCGCCCGCAACCTGGTGATCGACACCGCCCGCCGTAACAAGGTGGTCAGCTTTGAAACGATCGCCGACCTTGAACTCCTCCAGGGCGATCATAATGTGGAGGCGCAGCTTCATGCGCGGGAGGCACTTCGACAGGTCCAGACCATCGTCGATTCGCTGCCTACCCAGTGCCGCCGGGTCTTCATTCTGCGACGCGTACATGAAAAATCGATGCTGGAAATAGCGGACGAAATGTCTCTGTCCGTTTCTACAGTTGAAAAACATCTGGCCAAAGCCATCGGCATAGTTATGCGGGCCTGGGCAGAACGTGAGGAAACGGACTTCGAACGTGCAGGCGTCGGGACCAGGTTCAAGCTTAGAGGACAGGGAAGGGATCGAGGCACAGGCCGCGCGCCTGCTGGCCAGGCTTAACAGCGCGCCAAGCCCGCAGGACGAAGCGGAAATATGCGCGTGGATAGAGGCTGATCCGCGCCACGCCGTTGCCTTTGCCCGTGCCGAAATGGGCTGGGACGCGGCCGAGCGACTGAAATCCAGCGCGGCCGACGTCACCCTGCCGCCGCCAGAAACGATCATCAGCGAAGAAGATCAGCGGCGCATATCCCGCAACATCATGATCGCGGCCGGCATCGCCATACTGCTATTCATCGTCGCCGCGGTCGTCACCGTCCGCACATTCAGCGGCGTCGACCGTTATGAAACCGCCATCGGCGAGATACGGGACGTCGCCCTTGCCGACGGATCGGTGCTACACCTCAACAGCGACAGCGAAGCCGAGGTGCGATTCACCGATAATGGCCGAAAGGTCCGCATCATGAAGGGGGAAGCGTCCTTCGAGGTCGCCCACGACACCCTCCGCCCGTTTGAGGTAGAGGTGCGTTCGGCCGTGATTCGCGCGGTGGGCACAGCCTTCAACATCCGTATGCGAACAGCGCTGGTCGAATTGACGGTAACGCACGGCAGCGTATCCGTGCGCTGCGGCGCGAGTGCGCTGCGGAAGGTCGCCGCCGGGAACGGCGCGGTGATTCAGCCACGCGCCATCACACTCACCAGCCTTGGCCCCCGGCTGGTCAGCCAGCGCACCGCCTGGCGAGAGCAGATGATCGAGATGGACGGCGAAACCGTCGAACAGGCGGCCAGCGAATTCAACCGCTACCGCACGGCGCCAATCCTGATCGGCGACACCCGCGTCTCTGCGCTGCGGCTGGGTGGACGTTTTCGTACCACCGACAGCCAGGAATTCCTCTCCGCGCTCCAGGCGAGCCTGCCCGTCCGCGCAGTGAAGGGGGAGGATGGTTCGGTGATGCTGCTCTACCGCGACTCGGCGGATGGAGGCGGCAATAGTCCCTAGGCCAGCAGGTCGCGCACCATCTCCGGCACCAACAGGCTGGCTGCACCCAAACGCGTTTCCTCAAAATAGATACTGCCCGCCGACGGGTCCAGATTGAGTTCCAAAGTCCGCGCGCCGACATGAGCGGCAGTCTGCACGAACCCGGCGGCGGGATAGACCGCGCCCGAAGTGCCGATCGACACGAACATATCCGCGCGCCGCAACGCCGTGTCGATCGCATCCATCTGATAGGGCATCTCGCCAAAAAAGACGATGTCGGGCCGTAGCGCCGCCTTCCCGCACCCGTCGCAGATACTGCCGGATGGCAACGCCTTTTCCCATGGCATCGCCTTGCCGCAGGCCGCGCAAAGGGCAGAGCGCAATTCCCCATGCATATGGATCAGCCGTCGCGCCCCCGCCCGCTCATGCAGGTCATCGACATTCTGGGTAACGATCAGCAAATCACCCGGCCATGCGTGATCCAGCATCGCCAGTGCCTCATGCGCCGGATTGGGCACAACTTCCGTCAACTTCGCCCGACGCTCGTCATAAAATCGATGCACCAGCAGCGGGTCGCGCGACAGCGCCTCTGGCGTACACACATCTTCGACCCGATGCCCCTCCCACAGCCCATCAGGCCCGCGAAAGGTGGCAAGCCCGCTCTCGGCAGAAATGCCCGCGCCGGTGAGGATGACGATGTTTCGGATATCCGGGTTCATCCCCCGACCCTAGCGGCGTGTATCGCGGGATGACAAGCGCGCCCCGCTCTGGCATCGGCGGCAGGACAGGTAACAGGATCGAACGGGCACATGACCAGCATAGGTATTTTCGGGGCGGCGGGCCGCATGGGGCGGGCCATCGCGCAGGCGGCGAGCGAAGCGGACCTGCGCGTCGCGGGCGGCACCGACCATTCGCCCGATGGCAGCGACATCGCGCCCGGCCTCCCCATCGGCAACGATCCGCTGGCGTTGGCGGAAGCAAGCGACGTATTGATCGACTTCTCCGTACCTGGCGCGCTCTCCGGCCACCTCGACGCCTGCATCGCTGCGCGCAAGCCGCTGCTGGTCGGCACGACGGGCCTTGAAGCGGTCCATCATGCCCTGATCGACGAGGCCGCCCGGCTGATTCCGGTGCTCCAGACCGGCAACACTTCGCTCGGGGTCAATCTGCTCGCCGCCTTGGTCGAGCAAGCCGCCGCGCGCCTGGGCGATGACTGGGACATTGAAATCGTCGAAATGCATCATAAGCATAAGGTCGATGCCCCCTCCGGTACTGCCCTGCTGCTGGGCGAAGCGGCTGCGCGCGGGCGTGGCATTACCCTGGCTGACCACAGCGAACGTGGCCGCGATGGCATCACCGGTGCGCGAGCGCGCGGTGCGATCGGCTTTGCGGCCCTGCGCGGCGGATCGGTCGCGGGCGATCATCAGGTGATACTTGCGGCGGAGGGCGAGCGGATCGAAATTGGCCATCGTGCCGAAAACCGCGTCATCTTCGCACGCGGCGCGGTGAAGGCAGCGCGCTGGCTCGCTACCCAGCCGCCCGGCCGCTATGATATGAAGGGCGTGCTGGGCCTCTGACACCGCCATGAACAGGGCCCAGATCTTCGACTTTTTCAGCCGCCTTGCCGAGGATAATCCCGCCCCGCGCACGGAGCTGGACTATAGCAACGACTATCAGTTGCTGGTCGCGGTCGTCCTGTCCGCCCAGTCGACCGACGTGGGCGTCAACAAGGCGACCCGCGCGCTATTCCGTGAGGTAGAGACGCCCGCACAGATGGTCGCACTGGGTGAAGAGGCGCTGAAACAACATATCAAGACCATCGGCCTGTTCAACGCCAAGGCGAAGAATGTGATTGCCCTGTCGGAGATATTGGTCCGTGATCATGGCGGCGCAGTGCCCCCGGACCGCGACATGCTGACCACCCTGCCCGGTGTCGGGCGCAAGACCGCCAATGTGGTGATGAACACTGCCTTCGGGGCCGAAACCTTCGCGGTCGACACCCATATTTTCCGCATCGGCAACCGCACCGGCCTTGCCCCCGGCAAGACGCCGCTGGCGGTCGAGCTGAAGCTGGACAAGCATGTACCGCAGCCCTTTCGCCGGGATGCCCATCACTGGCTGATCCTGCATGGCCGCTATGTGTGCAAGGCGCGGCGCCCAGAATGCTGGCGCTGCATCGTCGCGGATCTATGTCGCTACAAGCCAAAAACGCCATCGCCGGGAAAGCCCGGCGCCTGACTGTTATTATTCCGTTCAGACAGCCTGTGTTAGAAAAGTAAAACGGGACCGGCGCCCGTGCGCCGTCCTTCTTTATGACCATCGAAGGAGAGGCCAGATGACTCCCACGCTCTATAAATGCGCCACCGCGCTGGCGGCCCTCGCTGCCGCCACTCTCGCTGTGTCCCTCACCGCAGGCGCAGCCACTCCGGCAAAGAAGGTCGATCCCTATGTCGAGTCGGGCAAGGCCGTCAGTTGCATTCCGCTCAGTTCGATCCGCTCCACCGATGTGCGCGATGACCGGACCATCGATTTTGTGACGAACGGTCGGAAAATCTATCGCAACACCCTGCCGCAATCCTGCCCCAGCCTGGGGTTCGAGCGACGCTTTGCCTACAAGACGTCGCTGTCGCAGCTCTGCTCGGTCGACATCATCACGGTGCTCTATTCCAGTCCGAACCTGCAACGCGGCGCCAGCTGTGGCCTTGGCGAGTTTCAGCCGATGGAGAAGGCAGCCAAATAAGGATCGGCCTTTTCCGGCCCTCCCTTCTTTTCTCGAGCGGCATGATTTTGCCGCTGGCGCTGCGCATCGCCCTTTGCTAAGCGGCGCTCCTCCACTGTGCACCCGTAGCTCAGCTGGATAGAGCGCTGCCCTCCGAAGGCTGCACTCCTCCGTCAAGGCAGGGTTTTTATATAATAGTTTCCGTTGCTTGCAAAGATCGAAGAAAGGTCCGATTAATTAACTCACCAAAAACTCACCAACGTCGCTAGACTGCGGATTGACGTTTTTCGGTACTTTTCATAGGGCTTCTAGCCTCATGCACCCGTAGCTCAGCTGGATAGAGTACTGCCCTCCGAAGGCAACGCTAAGTCAAGAGTTCTTGTTGTGGGTGTTTAAAAAATCGAGGAAAGCCAAGTAGTTGGCGGAAATCGACGGAAGCATGAAAACCGCTCTCTGGGTCGCGGAAGCACCACGGAAGCAAACTTGAAGGAGGTTGTAGAGCGCGAACGGCGGAATTTGGCAGGCTTCGGACCTGCACCAAGAGCGCCGATTCGAGAATCTGGTTTCGGGATTGACCCTGCTCAATCGCGGATACTATCTGAACATTGATGCACCCGTAGCTCAGCTGGATAGAGTGACGGCCTCCGAAGCCGTAGGTCACAGGTTCGAATCCTGTCGGGTGCGCCACCCTCCTTAAGGGTTGGCTTTATGGGTCGAGCCTAGCTCCCCATTATTTCATAACCAAACTGGTGACATATCGCACGAGCACGTTTCGGCAGGCGCCCGCGGAAGCGTTCATCGCACCAGGTCGACGATTTGATTGCTCCCGCTGTCAACCCGTACTTCAAGCGCGCTCGACCGCGAAATAAGGTATGCGGTGGAGCCACCAAGGTCGAACGGGAAAATGAATGGGCTGGACTCGATATTTGTTACCGAGAGTGCACAGCTAGTATATCGCAAGCACGCTTCGACGAGCCAAGCGACTACGGAAGATCCCAGTAGTTTGACCGGCGTCTGGCGTAGGATCACCTTGCCCCTTTCGGTACGGGTAATAGCGCCCCAGTTCGCCAGTGACTGGAGGACCATATTCGTCATGCGGCGAGTGCCTTCTCGTTCCCCGTAAATCTCGGCCATTCTCCTGTGGACTTCAGCGGACGTGCAGTCGCCCTGCAGCGCCGTCAGACGACCAACAATCTCCGCTACCTTCCCGAAAAACGGATATGTTGCGATGGCCATGCCCCAAGTCAGGGGGAAAACGGTCGCATCTGGTGCCTCGCGATATAATTCGATGCCGCGATCAGCAAATTCAACAAGATCCGGCCGCGGTTCCAACCACAAGCGGTTGAGTACAGTTTTCGTCTTCTTCTTCGCGGCTGCTCCCGCATGCGCGGAATCTAGGAGATCCGAGAGATCATCGGTTGTGGCTACGCCCGTTCTGACACGCAGCGCAGCCGTCGCCCAATCTAACTGGATGAAACGATCGAAGCCTATTTGTGGCGACGGCGAGCTCATGACGTCCTCTTCGCGATCTCAATTTTGACGAAAGGAACAATCAACTCTTCCACCGAGATTCCGCCGTGCGCGACGATCTGGTCTCCCTTTGGAACAAAAGCGCCCCTGGTCGCTGCATACAGCGGCAAGAAATCAGGCGGTAGGCCTGGGCTATCGAAACGGAAGGCATCGATGTCGGATGGTACTGACGCCGCCAGCGCCTCACTGCGGTAAGTTCGGACCCGTTCACCTTTCAGCTCGGTCACTACCCCCTGATTGATCCGGCCAATGCCGTCCGCGTCGACGTTCCCGTGATCGGCAGTTAGGTAGATTTGATATCCATGCTCAGCGAGGAGCAGGAACAACTTTTCGACGAATCCAGTGTCGCACCATGCGCTGATTTGCCCGGCGATACCACGCTTGCCGAGCATCGCGCCGTGAACGATTTCATCGATCATGTCGACGACTATCCCGGCGACCTTAACATTGGGCCTGGCAATAGCCTCCTCTAGGTCGGCCAATTGCTCCGTCCTCTTCAAGCCCTTCTGATAAACGACATCTGGCTTACGAAGACCATTCTCCTGCCAGAAGCGCGTCCACAGAGATGGCTCCTGGGACGTTGTCTCAATCGAGTTCGAAAATTCACGCGGCTTGAGACCTGAGAATAAAGCCTGTCGTGAGACGGAGGTCAGAGTCGGAAGCCATGCGAAGCATCCGCCCTCATCTGCGGAAAAGTCGGGTAGGCGTGCCACCAAATATTCTCGGATTTGGATCCACTGATCCATCGCCAAGCCGTCGAATACGAGAAGCGCCACCCGATCCTCACCGGCGTTCCGACGTAAGGCTAGATATCGTGGCACGTGATGAACCATCACCGGACCTTTCGCGGCCGGAAGAGACGGCAGGTCCGCGTAATGGTGAAAGAGCCAGTCCTTCAGCCGATCGTCTGCGGCGCGCTGTAGCGCGTGGATCTGTTGCTGAATGGGCTCGACTGTTCCTGCGTTCAAACCATTGAAGCGCGCGATAATCTCACCCAGGCGCCGCGCCATTTCGACCCAGTCTCGATACGATGCTTCGACGGCTGGCAAGTCCGCGGCAATCCTCTTTGCGCCTTCCGATATGAGTTCGCCGAGCGCCCGGGGATCGTCAACCAACCCAACCTTAATCCATTCCGGCAAATCGCGAGGCAAGTCATGTGCGCGGACAGGCTGTAGCGCTCCTTCGAGGAACATCGTGTCAACGATGACCTTTACATCTGGATGCTCAAACGGGACCGAAACCTCTGGTCGCGCCTCCGCCGCGTCGTCATTCGAAGTGCGATCGCTCTGGATCCCGTACTGCGACAGAAAGCGACTCCAGGCATTCTGCACCGCACGCACCATGTAGCTCTTCGATGAAAGCAGCTCTACGATAGGCAGGTCGCCGAGGGGCGTGTCTTTCAATATTGCCGCAACATGTTTGGCGAGCAGATCCGGCAGCCCAGCTCCCCGGTAATGGAGCCTCAGAACCTCCCGCCAGAAATCCTCGGGTCTGTTGAGCAAATAGGGGCTGATGCGAAAGATGTGAGTAAGGATGAAGTTCTTGGTTTCGCCTTCCCCGAGTGGCTGAGTTGCATGCTTGTTGTGTGCCAGGAACAGGACTTCATGATACTCCGAATCGACCTGTCGGATTACTCCATAGCTCAGCCTTGGAATTAGATCGGCCAAGCTCAGGCTGACTTTGCGCCCCATACGGACGTAGTCCCAAGGCAGTGTATCCAAATCGGTTCCGCACAGCTGCAGGACCAGCGCTTTTGAAGACCCTTCTTCACCTCGATCCCAAGCGGCCCGGTAGCGCTCCTCGTATTCAGCCCTAAAGGCAACCGGATCCTCAAACGGCAGCACCTCGAAACCCCGCTCCCGAAGGTCGTGAAGGACGCGCTCATCCAACAGGAGATCGTCGGGGTCGCAAGCAATCCAGAAGCGAGACAGGTCCGCAGGGAACTCCTGCAATATGCGGTTGGTCCAAGCGCTCATGATGCACCGGGGGCTGCTTCGCCGACGCGCAACATGAGTACGGCATTGAGATCCGGGATATAGGCATCTGCGGCATCAAGCTGCGTCATGCGGGCATCGTGATCAGCCTGGAGGCGCTTGCGGCGGAAATCCCGAACAGTCTGCAGGCCAACGCGGCCGATGGCTTGGTGTCGGGCGTCGTAGGCGTATTTCGCGCGTTCACGCTCTTCCTGAATGCGGGTCCTGTGTTCCTCAACCAGATCGGTGAACATGCGCTCGCCCTGCGCAAGAGCGGCACCCCTTGAGCGAGCGAACCCGTCAGCATCTTCCGCAGCGATCGATCCAACCGGCTCGACCTGTTCCGTCAAAAGAAGATCCCAGATGCGTTTAGCTGTTGGCAGGAAGGTTCGACCTTCGTCGTTGACGAACACGGACAGGAAACGCCGTCGGCTAAAATCATCAGCGGACAGGCTGATTTCCCAAAGCGACCACACGCCGCGGACACTGTCAGGAAGTCCCGTAATCCGGACTGTTGCCAAAGGCTGAGCTGAAACGTGGCGCGGCAGATCGCTGATAACTGCCCGGGCGCGGGGATCTTCGAGCGTGACCCATTCGATGTCCGGCCGCTCTTCCGCTGTTCTCGCGTCGAAGCAGACCTTTGCCGACTCGCTGCCATCCGCCCAACGAACCTGCCATGCGTCGCCTTCTTTGACAGCACTTCCGCCACGCGCGGGCAACCCGGTGGTGATCGCCCTCTCCAGCCAGAACTGCGCTGGATGGTCCCGCCATTTGCGAGCATCGTCCGCATCAAGCTCGTGGCTATCCGACAAAAGCTCGCTGCTTTTGCGGGTTTCCGCGATGGTCGATCGAAGCTGCGAGACGACCGCATCACATTCACTTTCGATGGCATCGGGGTTCTGAAGACCCTGCACGAACAGTTCATCGAACAACGGCTCAGTCTCGACCGAGTCCATCACGTCCGCCGCCTTGTCGACGCCGAACTCCTCCGCGATTATCGCTAGCTTGGTCTCGAGCACCTCCCGGACGCGGTGCTCGACGGTATCTTCGAGAACAAAGTTGAACGCCCGCACAACATGGGGCTGGCCGATGCGATCGACGCGGCCTATGCGTTGTTCGACCCGCATCGGATTCCACGGCATGTCGAAGTTGACGATGACGTGGCAGAACTGAAGGTTCAGGCCTTCGCCGCCAGCGTCGGTCGAGATCATGATGCGCACGTCGCGCGCAAAAGCCTGCTGCGCCTTGGCGCGGGCATCGAGGTCCATGCCGCCATTCAGGGTGGCAATCGAGAAGCCGCGGCTTTCCAGGAATTCGACCAGCATCGCCTGCGTCGACACGAACTCAGTGAACACTAGCACCTTAAGTGCGGGATCATTTTCTTCCTGTTGCAACTTGTAGATCAGCTCGAGAAGCGCTTCGGCCTTCGCGTCGGTGCCCTGGCCTTCGGTCGCACGCGCGAGGTTCAGAAGTGTTTCGACCTCGGCTTTCTCCGTCTCCCAGCCTCTCGCCTGCACGGCGATGTCCACCTGCGTCTGCCCGTCCAATTCAGCCCATTCATCGACATCGGCACCGTCGAACAACGAGGCTTGGAGTTGCGGCTGATCGAGGAGCGCCTGGCGCTTTTCCAGTGTGGTGCGAATGGCAGCTGTGCTCGATGTCACCAATCGCTGCATCAGTATCATCAGGAAACCGACATGCCGCTGTTTGGCTGCCATTGCCTGATTGTAACCATGACGCACATAATCGGTCACGGCTTCGTAAAGCTGCCTTTGTGCAGCATGCCTCTCGGACCATGCTACCGCGTGAAGTCGCGTCATGCGCGGCTTAAACAGGGGCTGGCCTTCCGCATCAATCGCCGCGCGCTTTTCGGTCCGGATCACGAACGGGCGGACACGGTCGCTGTTGATGCTGCTCTCATCCGGGAAGGAATCTCGGTCAACAAGTTGCATCAACCGATGGAACTGGTCGGTTTTCCCCTGATGTGGCGTTGCCGACAGCAGCAGTAGGTAAGGGGCAGCTTCTGCGAGCGCCGCGCCCAGCTTGTAGCGCGCCACCTGATCCGTGCTGCCGCCCATTCGGTGCGCTTCGTCGATGATGACCAGATCCCAGGACGCTGAGACCAGATCCTCAAAACGCTCACGGTTATAGGTGCTGAGCTGCTCGGCGCTCCAGCCACGCCGACCTTCCATTGGCTTTACCGAGTCCAGCGAGCAGATGACCTGATCGTGCAGACGCCACAGGTTTTCTTCCTCGCTTCGCCATTGGCGGAAGGCCGACAGCTCGGACGGCTCAACGAACTGCAGCGTCTCGCCGAAATGCAACCGCATCTCGGCCTGCCATTGGCGAACCAAGCCCTTGGGCGCCACCACGAGGAACCGCCGCGCCATGCCGCGCAGCTTCAACTCGCGAAGGATCAGCCCGGCCTCGATCGTTTTGCCAAGGCCGACCTCGTCCGCCAACAGATAGCGGATCCTGTCCCGGCTCATGGCTCGGTTGAGCGCGTAGAGCTGGTGCGGCAGCGGCACGACGCTCGACTGGATCGGCGCCAGCAGAAGGTTGTCCTCCAGCGCATCCAGCAGTTTTGCTGCCGCTGCGGTATGGAGAATGTGCTCGACCGTGGGCTGGATGGAATCGAGCGGGCTCAGGTCGCGCGAACGAGCGCGGACGACGGCATCCTTGCCGGGTAGCCAGACCCGATAGGCGGTCTCGCCCCAGATCTCCTCCCTGTCGACGACACGGCAGGGTGCGGCATGTCGCTCATGCCAGCACCACCCGCCGATGCCATGTCCGGTACCTGCATGCGTCACGCATCAGCCTCCATGCGCGTGAGCGCTTGGTCGTACCAGAGCAGCAGCTTCTCATCCTCCTGCAGCGCCTCATCGGGGATCTTCCCGGCGATGCCGATGATGGTCTTGTAGTCCTTTGCTGCCCACGCGGTCTTGAAGCCCGCACGCAAAACCTCGAGCCGGAACTCCTTGAGCCGGCGGCCGGGGGCGGATTTGTAGCTCTCGAATTCCTTCAGCAGCGCCCGTTCGCGCTTTTGTTCCAAGTCTTTCGCCTTGCTCGGGTCGGGCACGTACCAGCGGTCTTTCGCCTTGCCCTTCAGCCGCGGGTCTTCCTTCTCCAGACTGCGCAGATCTTTGTAGTTCGTAGATAGGTAGCTGTGGATCTGGCTAGGCACGTCGCCATTGCCGTCGTAGCGGAGGAAGTTGTCCTCCAACAAAGCTGAAAGCTCCGGCCTCTCCTCATGCTTCTTCCAGCCAGCACCAAGCTGGGTCGTGAACTCGGGATGCACCTCTTGATAGGTCGAGGGCCGTTTGCGCAGGAAATCTGTCAGCCAGTCGATAGCGGACCGCTCGTCGGAGACAAACAGTTCCATCTGCGGCGCCTGCGCTGCTTGAGCCCGCTTCCGGTCGTACTCAGCCACTTGCTCGGGCAGGAAAACCATGCCGTCTCGCTCAGAAAACCTTAGGCGGAGACCTTCCTGGAACTCTTGGCTTGAGAGCGGGACGGGAACGTTGTGGCGGACGAACCACGAGATCATCCTATCAAAAAGAATTCTAGGATCTCGTTCGGCAACGTACTGGATATCTCGCCCTCTTGATCGAACGACCGGGAGCTTTCCGAGATGGTCCTCGACGAAACTCCAGGCTGTCTCGGACGGATTGCCCGCAGTAGAGACTTGCGCTTCCAGAGCTTGGCTTGGCTTGTAAGCTGTGATCGCCAGATCCTGTTTGACAGCAGTCACGCCAAGAGTTGAGTGCATCCCCCCCCTTGTCTTGTCTAGCGCTGCCACTGCGGCGATCACAAACCCACTT encodes:
- a CDS encoding DEAD/DEAH box helicase, whose protein sequence is MTHAGTGHGIGGWCWHERHAAPCRVVDREEIWGETAYRVWLPGKDAVVRARSRDLSPLDSIQPTVEHILHTAAAAKLLDALEDNLLLAPIQSSVVPLPHQLYALNRAMSRDRIRYLLADEVGLGKTIEAGLILRELKLRGMARRFLVVAPKGLVRQWQAEMRLHFGETLQFVEPSELSAFRQWRSEEENLWRLHDQVICSLDSVKPMEGRRGWSAEQLSTYNRERFEDLVSASWDLVIIDEAHRMGGSTDQVARYKLGAALAEAAPYLLLLSATPHQGKTDQFHRLMQLVDRDSFPDESSINSDRVRPFVIRTEKRAAIDAEGQPLFKPRMTRLHAVAWSERHAAQRQLYEAVTDYVRHGYNQAMAAKQRHVGFLMILMQRLVTSSTAAIRTTLEKRQALLDQPQLQASLFDGADVDEWAELDGQTQVDIAVQARGWETEKAEVETLLNLARATEGQGTDAKAEALLELIYKLQQEENDPALKVLVFTEFVSTQAMLVEFLESRGFSIATLNGGMDLDARAKAQQAFARDVRIMISTDAGGEGLNLQFCHVIVNFDMPWNPMRVEQRIGRVDRIGQPHVVRAFNFVLEDTVEHRVREVLETKLAIIAEEFGVDKAADVMDSVETEPLFDELFVQGLQNPDAIESECDAVVSQLRSTIAETRKSSELLSDSHELDADDARKWRDHPAQFWLERAITTGLPARGGSAVKEGDAWQVRWADGSESAKVCFDARTAEERPDIEWVTLEDPRARAVISDLPRHVSAQPLATVRITGLPDSVRGVWSLWEISLSADDFSRRRFLSVFVNDEGRTFLPTAKRIWDLLLTEQVEPVGSIAAEDADGFARSRGAALAQGERMFTDLVEEHRTRIQEERERAKYAYDARHQAIGRVGLQTVRDFRRKRLQADHDARMTQLDAADAYIPDLNAVLMLRVGEAAPGAS